One genomic window of Methanosarcina acetivorans C2A includes the following:
- a CDS encoding NosD domain-containing protein — MDDSNSDAAFISIQEAVNSSSSGDVILVSPGFYNESVDIGIQNVSVLSKSENPEDTTVRAFNVSANGITVSGFSIHESLNLRGYMSPAGYNSCCPIENCTVKNNILRLGIYADECYNSTLGKNVVLNSGIGIHSFAVANFTISDNLIVKGDIDVYQGPDHCVLLNNTLLNGSIGLTECGYHKSLVIIFQTIKKVLELASGNLIPMRLKIIRL, encoded by the coding sequence GTGGATGACAGTAATTCAGATGCAGCTTTTATCTCGATTCAGGAAGCAGTAAACAGTTCGTCTTCTGGAGATGTAATTCTTGTTTCTCCGGGTTTCTATAACGAAAGTGTGGATATAGGGATACAGAACGTAAGCGTCCTTTCCAAGTCCGAAAATCCTGAGGATACTACTGTTCGGGCTTTTAATGTAAGTGCGAATGGCATTACTGTAAGTGGATTCAGTATACATGAAAGTTTAAACTTGCGTGGTTATATGTCCCCTGCTGGCTATAATTCTTGCTGTCCGATTGAAAACTGTACTGTCAAGAATAACATTTTGAGACTGGGTATTTATGCTGATGAGTGTTACAATTCCACTCTTGGGAAAAACGTAGTTTTAAACTCTGGTATCGGTATACATAGTTTTGCTGTGGCTAATTTTACAATTTCTGACAATCTGATTGTTAAAGGAGATATTGATGTTTATCAAGGACCAGATCATTGTGTTTTGCTTAATAATACTCTTTTAAATGGGAGCATAGGGTTGACTGAATGCGGTTACCACAAAAGTCTCGTAATTATATTTCAAACAATCAAGAAGGTCCTGGAATTGGCCTCTGGGAATCTTATTCCAATGAGATTAAAAATAATACGGTTGTGA
- a CDS encoding NAD(P)/FAD-dependent oxidoreductase gives MGSAYDVIIIGAGPAGMFAAYELAAGELKILVIDMGKDIDERLCPMKNQSYCMHCAPCEIMCGVGGCGTFSDGTLNLRPDIGGDLAALTGDQTEAWELVDRVDKVFLKFGAPQVALLTEGPEIEELKRRAASVGARFIEIKQRHIGSDNAPEVIGRFKQDLVDNGVDFQIETEVHDLLIEEETCKGVILSGGKVIRARYVVLSPGRRGCNWVSEMIEKHGLGARYGGIDIGVRVEVPAIIMDPVTKINRDPKFHIQSRQYDDFVRTFCTNRRGFVVKEEYEDFVATNGHSMTNKESENTNFAFLVHIELTEPMENTTKYARSIAKLATTIGGGKPVLQRMGDLRRGRRSTKERLAKNLVINTLKDVTPGDISMALPHRIVMDIIEGLETLNEIIPGVASDSTLLYAPEVKFYAMHLKVDRQMETSIKNLFAAGDGAGLSRDIVNAAATGIMAAEGILRKVEEDKK, from the coding sequence ATGGGTTCTGCATATGATGTGATAATTATAGGGGCAGGACCTGCGGGGATGTTTGCAGCTTACGAGCTTGCAGCCGGGGAGCTGAAAATTCTAGTTATTGATATGGGTAAAGACATTGACGAACGCCTCTGCCCTATGAAAAACCAGAGCTACTGCATGCACTGCGCCCCTTGCGAGATCATGTGCGGGGTTGGGGGCTGCGGGACTTTTTCGGATGGGACCCTTAACCTTCGGCCTGACATCGGAGGGGATCTTGCAGCCCTAACCGGAGACCAGACTGAAGCCTGGGAACTGGTTGATAGGGTTGATAAAGTTTTCCTTAAATTCGGGGCACCTCAGGTTGCTCTTCTGACAGAAGGTCCGGAAATAGAGGAGCTAAAACGCAGGGCAGCTTCGGTCGGAGCCAGGTTTATTGAAATCAAGCAGAGGCATATAGGTTCGGACAATGCTCCTGAAGTCATAGGACGCTTCAAACAGGATCTTGTTGATAACGGTGTGGACTTTCAGATAGAGACCGAGGTCCATGATCTGCTTATCGAGGAGGAGACATGCAAAGGTGTCATACTTTCGGGAGGCAAGGTTATCCGTGCACGTTACGTAGTCCTGTCTCCGGGAAGAAGGGGCTGTAACTGGGTCTCGGAAATGATTGAAAAGCACGGCTTAGGAGCCCGTTACGGGGGAATTGACATAGGAGTCAGGGTGGAAGTCCCTGCAATCATCATGGACCCTGTAACGAAAATCAACCGCGATCCCAAGTTCCATATCCAGAGCCGCCAATATGATGACTTTGTCAGGACTTTCTGTACCAATCGACGTGGTTTTGTCGTAAAAGAAGAATATGAGGACTTTGTTGCAACTAACGGGCATTCAATGACGAATAAAGAGTCCGAAAACACCAATTTCGCTTTTCTCGTCCATATTGAATTGACCGAACCCATGGAAAACACAACCAAATACGCCCGTTCAATAGCAAAACTTGCAACAACAATCGGCGGAGGAAAACCTGTCCTCCAGCGCATGGGCGATCTCAGGCGCGGACGCCGTTCTACAAAAGAGCGTCTTGCCAAAAACCTGGTTATAAACACCTTAAAAGACGTCACCCCAGGCGATATCTCGATGGCTCTCCCACACAGGATTGTTATGGACATAATCGAAGGTCTTGAGACTTTAAATGAGATAATTCCAGGCGTTGCCTCGGACTCGACCCTGCTTTACGCTCCTGAAGTCAAGTTTTACGCCATGCACCTGAAAGTCGACCGCCAGATGGAGACCAGCATCAAAAATCTCTTTGCAGCAGGAGATGGGGCAGGACTCTCAAGAGACATAGTCAATGCCGCTGCAACCGGGATCATGGCTGCAGAAGGGATTCTGAGAAAGGTCGAAGAAGATAAAAAATGA
- a CDS encoding inorganic diphosphatase: MTERQVESVLIEIPKGSRNKYEYDKEKKVIKFDRMLFSSMVYPCDYGFFPDTLALDGDPLDALVLTWEPTFPGCVIDVHPVALLDMKDDKGRDEKILCVPETDPLWNYIETLEQVPPHLLKEIVHFFETYKNLEGKHVIVIGWEGLDAAVDMLREAKSRYLEKNK; encoded by the coding sequence ATGACTGAAAGACAGGTTGAAAGTGTGCTTATCGAAATTCCGAAGGGAAGTCGAAACAAATACGAATACGATAAGGAAAAGAAAGTTATCAAATTCGATAGAATGCTTTTCTCTTCAATGGTGTATCCCTGTGATTATGGTTTTTTCCCCGATACTTTAGCCCTTGACGGGGACCCTCTGGATGCCCTGGTTTTAACCTGGGAGCCTACATTTCCGGGCTGTGTAATAGATGTACATCCTGTTGCATTGCTTGACATGAAAGACGATAAGGGAAGAGATGAAAAGATACTCTGTGTTCCGGAGACCGACCCATTGTGGAATTATATCGAGACACTTGAACAGGTTCCACCTCACCTGTTAAAGGAAATCGTTCACTTCTTTGAAACGTATAAAAATTTAGAGGGCAAACACGTGATAGTTATCGGGTGGGAAGGGCTCGATGCAGCAGTCGATATGCTCAGGGAAGCCAAATCCCGATATCTTGAAAAAAATAAATGA